A single genomic interval of Gemmatimonas sp. harbors:
- a CDS encoding SDR family oxidoreductase: protein MSQHPVALVTGAASGIGRAIALAQARAGWRVVVSDLDEAGGEATVALVQAAGGEALFVAADVAVPADHERLVAAAERHFGGLHMACNNAGIGGDLAPTADYPLEAWQRVIDVNLSGVFYGMRQQIPALLRSGGGAIVNVSSILGQVAFAGAPAYTAAKHGVVGLTRAAALDYGAQGVRVNAVGPAFIHTPMIERLEQDPATQAALVAMHPLGRIGRPEEVAELVLWLGSPAASFVTGAYYPVDGGFLAR from the coding sequence GCCCGCGCCGGCTGGCGCGTCGTCGTCTCCGACCTCGACGAGGCCGGCGGCGAAGCCACCGTCGCGCTGGTGCAGGCCGCGGGCGGCGAGGCGCTGTTCGTGGCCGCGGACGTGGCCGTCCCGGCCGACCACGAGCGGCTGGTGGCCGCCGCCGAGCGCCACTTCGGCGGCCTGCACATGGCCTGCAACAACGCGGGCATCGGCGGCGACCTGGCACCCACCGCCGATTACCCGCTCGAGGCCTGGCAGCGCGTCATCGACGTCAACCTCTCGGGCGTGTTCTACGGCATGCGCCAGCAGATCCCGGCGCTGCTGCGATCGGGCGGCGGCGCCATCGTCAACGTGTCGTCGATCCTGGGCCAGGTGGCGTTCGCCGGCGCCCCGGCCTACACCGCGGCCAAGCACGGGGTGGTGGGCCTGACGCGCGCCGCGGCGCTGGACTACGGCGCGCAGGGCGTGCGCGTCAACGCCGTCGGCCCGGCCTTCATCCACACGCCGATGATCGAGCGGCTCGAGCAGGACCCGGCCACGCAGGCCGCGCTGGTGGCCATGCACCCGCTGGGCCGCATCGGCCGGCCCGAGGAGGTGGCCGAGCTGGTGCTGTGGCTGGGCTCGCCGGCGGCCTCGTTCGTCACGGGGGCCTACTACCCCGTGGACGGCGGGTTCCTGGCCCGCTGA